One segment of Synchiropus splendidus isolate RoL2022-P1 chromosome 4, RoL_Sspl_1.0, whole genome shotgun sequence DNA contains the following:
- the dyrk2 gene encoding dual specificity tyrosine-phosphorylation-regulated kinase 2, with amino-acid sequence MLTKKPGASVLQTGKVGEPVYSPGHSGSQTTSPVALPPLRNNNLNPLAGGSKVAMSDAVQLSSQSQVHVAQLYEDNTNRRPVLTSQPNGLAPLSSTRPGLPLPDRHTTASDPQHHGRQGSATSNKSVDGKPKPTSLAPEQAMKQFMPKMSSFEHHEIFSYPEVYFVGPNAKKRPGVMGGANNGGYDDDQGSYIHVPHDHIAYRFEVLKVIGKGSFGQVVKAFDHKTQTHVALKMVRNEKRFHRQAAEEIRILEHLRKQDKDSSMNVIHMLENFTFRNHICMTFELLSMNLYELIKKNKFQGFSLPLVRKFAHSILQCLDSLHKSRIIHCDLKPENILLKQQGRSGIKVIDFGSSCYEHQRVYTYIQSRFYRAPEVILGSRYGMPIDMWSLGCILAELLTGCPLLPGEDEADQLACIIELLGMPTQKLLDASKRAKNFVSSKGYPRYCTVTTLPDGTTVLNGGRSRRGKVRGPPCSKDWSAALKGCDDPLFLDFLKQCLEWDPALRMTPSQALRHPWLRRRLPKPPTGTTTGDKSASSKREGTITSISKLATSSSTTSSSTKTRTNLAAITDANGNIQPRTVLPKLVS; translated from the exons ATGTTAACCAAGAAGCCCGGAGCCTCGGTCCTCCAGACGG GCAAAGTGGGCGAGCCGGTCTACTCTCCTGGTCACAGCGGCTCTCAGACAACATCGCCTGTAGCTCTGCCACCGCTTCGCAACAACAACCTCAACCCCCTGGCG GGAGGCTCCAAAGTCGCCATGTCGGACGCCGTCCAGCTGTCATCCCAGTCGCAGGTCCATGTTGCACAGCTGTACGAAGACAACACCAACCGGCGTCCGGTACTGACCTCCCAGCCGAACGGCCTGGCGCCACTCAGTTCAACGCGCCCGGGCCTGCCCCTGCCAGACCGCCACACAACCGCCTCGGACCCACAGCACCATGGGCGACAGGGCAGTGCCACCTCTAATAAGTCTGTAGATGGCAAACCAAAACCCACGTCCCTGGCACCAGAGCAGGCCATGAAGCAGTTCATGCCCAAGATGTCATCGTTTGAGCACCATGAGATTTTTAGCTATCCTGAGG TATATTTTGTTGGTCCAAATGCCAAGAAGAGGCCTGGCGTCATGGGTGGAGCAAACAACGGCGGCTATGACGACGATCAGGGTTCTTACATTCATGTTCCCCATGACCACATCGCATATCGCTTTGAAGTTCTTAAAGTCATCGGCAAAGGGAGCTTTGGGCAG GTTGTGAAAGCTTTTGACCACAAGACACAGACCCATGTTGCTCTAAAAATGGTCCGCAATGAGAAGAGATTCCACCGGCAGGCAGCAGAGGAGATCCGGATCTTAGAACACCTGAGGAAGCAGGACAAGGACTCCAGCATGAATGTGATCCACATGTTGGAGAACTTCACCTTCCGTAACCACATCTGTATGACCTTCGAGCTTCTCAGCATGAATCTCTatgagctcatcaagaagaacaAGTTCCAGGGCTTCAGCCTCCCGCTGGTCAGGAAGTTTGCCCACTCCATCCTCCAGTGCCTGGACTCTCTCCACAAGAGCCGCATCATCCACTGCGAcctgaagcctgagaacattCTGCTCAAACAGCAGGGGCGCAGTGGCATTAAG GTCATTGATTTTGGTTCCAGTTGTTACGAGCACCAGAGAGTTTACACGTACATCCAGTCCAGGTTTTACCGGGCACCAGAGGTCATACTCG GTTCCAGGTATGGGATGCCTATTGACATGTGGTCACTGGGTTGTATCCTCGCTGAGCTGCTAACCGGCTGTCCGTTGCTCCCGGGTGAAGATGAAGCCGACCAGCTGGCCTGCATCATCGAGCTACTGGGCATGCCCACTCAGAAGTTACTCGACGCCTCCAAACGTGCAAAGAACTTTGTGTCATCCAAAGGCTACCCCAGGTACTGCACTGTTACCACCTTGCCTGACGGCACCACGGTGCTGAACGGTGGACGCTCTCGTCGGGGGAAGGTACGAGGCCCCCCATGCAGCAAAGACTGGAGCGCTGCTCTGAAGGGCTGTGACGACCCACTGTTTCTGGACttcctgaaacagtgtctggAGTGGGACCCAGCACTCAGGATGACACCTAGCCAGGCGCTACGGCATCCCTGGCTTAGGCGGCGTCTCCCTAAACCACCTACAGGAACCACCACTGGGGACAAGAGTGCCTCATCCAAACGAGAGGGTACCATCACCTCAATCTCCAAACTGGCTACCAGCTCCTCCACCACGTCATCCTCCACCAAAACCAGGACTAACTTGGCAGCCATCACAGATGCTAATGGAAATATCCAGCCTCGGACAGTTCTACCAAAGCTGGTCAGTTGA